Proteins co-encoded in one Candidatus Moraniibacteriota bacterium genomic window:
- a CDS encoding DUF2304 domain-containing protein, whose protein sequence is MKIHIYQIIVVFISVFMIFQGIKIFVQGKSGQTFLKVFVRIIVWGGMCTIALFPKATNILADIFGLKGNINAVILTGFLLIFLIIFKLLSAIERLEQGLSEVTRKEALKEIDKK, encoded by the coding sequence ATGAAGATACATATTTACCAAATTATAGTAGTTTTCATATCTGTTTTTATGATTTTTCAGGGGATAAAGATTTTTGTCCAAGGAAAAAGCGGACAAACTTTCCTGAAAGTATTCGTAAGAATAATTGTATGGGGAGGTATGTGCACAATTGCCCTATTTCCCAAAGCCACGAACATTTTAGCTGATATTTTCGGACTTAAGGGAAATATTAATGCAGTAATCCTTACTGGATTTTTGCTAATATTCCTAATTATTTTTAAATTACTGTCAGCCATCGAAAGACTGGAACAAGGTTTATCAGAAGTCACCAGAAAAGAGGCCTTAAAAGAAATAGATAAAAAATAG
- a CDS encoding SpoIID/LytB domain-containing protein, which produces MKKIIVLSIFASFLTFFYLDIKSAEASVSPSPVYAFWSKSRTFRYMTISESEKTSLLKNSDFESEGILFYAYLTKQINTTPVYKIYGKKYLYYYYTTSKEKRDSLIKDKAKWTDQGIAFYAYANDSQKDTVPVYALKNLKNNKYFYTTSTEEKSSILTDSDWTDKGTFFWVPEKNADVSEDSTTSKDESVSQTNYGPEIAVGLWSYSKDDLEDESFKIDANKDYVIKDKDGKKIAEIKASSTTRVKYTGDKNLRVYNSIEEKELNREVSFESKDGNNSNLIFDVNRPDSSYDEYRGKIKIKYNSTDGRIWVINTLPMEQYTWGMGETTGTGPFEHTKVMTTIFRTYGYWYKENATKYLPYGFTLRSDSGSQIYRGYEWEEKYPNIKKAAENTKGIIVKYKDEVALTPYCSWSDGYTRRYEDGHWGGYKNISDYKEKASKVYPWLDSVKDPYGKHSSYSTKTLANSGNHMVGLIANGSVKLAGESYKKTYDWILKYYYDDISLKKMY; this is translated from the coding sequence ATGAAAAAAATAATTGTTTTATCTATCTTCGCAAGTTTTTTAACTTTTTTTTATCTAGATATTAAGTCAGCTGAAGCTTCTGTTTCTCCTTCCCCCGTTTATGCTTTTTGGAGTAAATCAAGAACTTTTCGTTATATGACCATTTCTGAATCTGAAAAAACAAGCCTACTGAAAAATTCCGATTTTGAAAGTGAGGGCATTTTATTTTATGCATATTTAACAAAACAAATAAATACCACTCCTGTTTATAAAATATACGGAAAAAAATATTTATACTATTATTACACGACTTCAAAAGAAAAACGTGACAGTCTTATAAAAGATAAGGCAAAATGGACTGACCAAGGTATAGCTTTTTATGCCTATGCCAATGACAGCCAAAAAGACACTGTGCCTGTTTATGCACTGAAAAATTTAAAGAACAACAAATATTTTTATACTACCAGCACTGAAGAGAAAAGTTCCATACTCACTGATAGCGATTGGACTGATAAGGGCACATTTTTTTGGGTTCCCGAAAAAAATGCGGATGTTTCAGAGGATTCAACTACTTCAAAAGATGAATCTGTTTCTCAGACAAATTATGGGCCAGAAATTGCTGTTGGACTGTGGAGCTATTCAAAAGATGACCTTGAAGATGAATCATTTAAGATAGATGCCAACAAGGATTACGTTATCAAAGACAAAGATGGGAAAAAAATTGCGGAAATTAAGGCCAGTAGCACAACCAGGGTAAAATATACAGGCGATAAAAATTTACGCGTATACAACTCTATAGAAGAAAAAGAGTTGAACCGCGAAGTAAGTTTTGAATCTAAGGATGGAAATAATTCGAATTTGATTTTTGATGTAAACCGTCCTGATTCTTCTTATGATGAATATCGGGGAAAAATAAAAATAAAATATAACAGCACAGATGGAAGAATTTGGGTTATTAATACTTTGCCAATGGAACAATATACTTGGGGCATGGGAGAAACAACCGGAACTGGTCCGTTTGAACATACCAAAGTGATGACAACCATTTTCAGAACTTACGGTTATTGGTACAAAGAAAATGCTACTAAATATTTACCTTATGGATTCACTCTTAGAAGCGACTCAGGTTCGCAAATCTATAGGGGCTATGAATGGGAAGAAAAATACCCAAATATAAAAAAGGCAGCTGAAAACACTAAGGGTATAATAGTAAAATACAAGGATGAGGTAGCACTTACTCCTTATTGTTCTTGGAGCGATGGATATACGCGCCGATATGAAGATGGGCATTGGGGAGGTTACAAAAACATATCCGATTACAAAGAAAAGGCATCGAAAGTTTACCCTTGGCTCGATTCAGTTAAAGATCCTTATGGAAAACATTCTTCTTACAGCACAAAAACATTAGCTAATTCTGGAAATCATATGGTAGGGCTCATTGCCAACGGTTCAGTGAAATTAGCCGGGGAAAGCTATAAAAAAACTTATGACTGGATACTTAAGTATTATTATGATGATATATCATTAAAGAAGATGTATTAA
- a CDS encoding glycosyltransferase family 2 protein, whose protein sequence is MTENNKNKIYIVIPAFNEKSVIQDVIQEVQNAGYENIIVVDDGSSDETQEKAKNAGAISLRHKINRGKGAATKTGIEAAKLLGAEIIVTMDGDGQHDSRDIEKLTEPIIQNHCDVVLGTRLKNTKGMPWHRIAANHIGNFFTWYLFGLWVTDSQSGFRAYSKKAAGVINTKGDRYEYDSEVIREIYLYKLKFKEVPIAVRYTKYSMGKIHKQGPINAIKTLYKMFFKLIN, encoded by the coding sequence ATGACAGAAAATAATAAGAATAAAATATACATCGTAATTCCCGCCTTTAATGAAAAAAGCGTTATCCAAGATGTCATTCAAGAAGTTCAAAATGCCGGATATGAAAATATCATTGTTGTAGACGACGGAAGCAGTGATGAAACCCAGGAAAAAGCTAAGAATGCAGGTGCGATTTCCCTTCGCCATAAAATAAATCGCGGGAAAGGAGCAGCGACAAAAACCGGCATTGAAGCGGCCAAATTGCTTGGAGCCGAAATTATTGTTACAATGGATGGGGATGGCCAGCATGACTCAAGAGACATAGAAAAACTCACTGAGCCGATTATCCAAAACCACTGCGATGTTGTCTTGGGAACACGCCTTAAAAATACAAAAGGGATGCCTTGGCACAGGATTGCCGCTAATCACATCGGAAATTTTTTTACTTGGTATCTCTTCGGTCTCTGGGTCACCGACAGTCAATCTGGATTTCGAGCCTATTCTAAAAAAGCAGCTGGTGTAATAAATACTAAGGGAGACCGATATGAATATGACAGTGAAGTCATCCGTGAAATTTATCTTTACAAATTAAAATTCAAAGAAGTTCCCATTGCAGTCAGATACACTAAATATTCCATGGGAAAAATCCACAAGCAGGGACCCATAAATGCTATAAAGACTTTGTATAAAATGTTTTTTAAATTAATCAATTGA